From Thalassospiraceae bacterium LMO-JJ14:
CGAGCCCACGGAACGTCGTGTTGGCGAAAATATTGACGGAAAGAAAAATGACCACTGCCAGCACAGCCGACAGCCCGGCCAGTTTTCCGCGATCGATGTTGGCGAAGAAATTCATGGTGCGCCCCTCATCGTCCCTTGTTGATCTCGACCGCGAGGATGTTCAGAAACAGCCACATCACGATCAACGACCCGAAGAAAATCACGTCCTTGAGATCGATCACGCCACGCGTGACCGCATCGAAGTGGGTCAGGAAGCTCATCGAGCGCAAGGCCTCGACGAGCACATCCGGCGCCCACGCCTGGAAGAAGTTCAGAACCAGTTGCGCGCCGGACATGGTGAACAGGAAACACACCGTCGCGGCGATGATGAAGGCGATCACCTGGTTCTTGGTCATCGCCGAAATGCAGGCGCTGATCGCCAGGAACGCGCCGGCCATAACGAAGCTGCCGATGTAGCTTGTGAAAATCACGCCGTTATCCGGGCTGCCGAGCACATTGACCGTGATCCACATCGGGAACGTCAGCGCCAATGCCACGCCGCAGAACGCCCACGCCGCCAGATACTTGCCGAGCACCGCATCCAGGGTCGAAACCGGCAGGGTCATCAAAAGCTCGATGGTGCCGGATTTGCGTTCCTCGGCCCACAACCGCATGCCGATGGCCGGCACCAGAAGCAGGAACAGCCACGGATGATAGGCGAAGAACGACGTCAGGTCGGCATTGCCGCGGCTGAAAAAGCCGCCGACGTAAAACGCGAAGGCGCCGGTCAGGGCCAGAAAGATAACAATGAAGACAAGCGCCAGCGGGGTCGCGAAATAGCCCTTGAACTCGCGCTTGGCAATGATCGCGATATTACGCATGGCTCGCCTCCGCCGGTTTTTTCTCTGGCCCGCGCGTGATGTCGCGGAACACGGCATCGAGGGCGCCCTTCTCGGTCTTGAAGTCGCTGACCGGGTGTCCCTTGTCCTTGAGCATCGCCGCCACGTCGGGCGCAATCGGCGCGCCGGATTTCGAGGTGACGCTGAATTCGCAATAGCCGTCGAAATCGTTGCCCCTTGTTACGTCGCCGACCATCGCCAGTGCGCGCAGATCGCCGGCAACGGCTTCCGCCTGCGCCACCTGGACACGCACGTGCACGGCGTTATGCAGTGGCGAGCGTTTCAGCAGATCGTCCGGCGTGCCGTCGGCAAGAATTTTGCCGCGCGCGATAACAACGGCGCGGGTACAGACGGCTTCGACTTCTTCAAGGATGTGTGTCGAGATGATGACGGCCTTATCGGCGGCCATTTGCTGAATCAGATTTCGAACCTGATGCTTCTGGTTCGGGTCCAGCCCGTCCGTCG
This genomic window contains:
- a CDS encoding ABC transporter permease codes for the protein MRNIAIIAKREFKGYFATPLALVFIVIFLALTGAFAFYVGGFFSRGNADLTSFFAYHPWLFLLLVPAIGMRLWAEERKSGTIELLMTLPVSTLDAVLGKYLAAWAFCGVALALTFPMWITVNVLGSPDNGVIFTSYIGSFVMAGAFLAISACISAMTKNQVIAFIIAATVCFLFTMSGAQLVLNFFQAWAPDVLVEALRSMSFLTHFDAVTRGVIDLKDVIFFGSLIVMWLFLNILAVEINKGR
- a CDS encoding ABC transporter ATP-binding protein, encoding MAEMIALSRLTKRFGPLTAVDGIDMTVSRGEVLGFLGPNGAGKSTTMKMVTGFLTPTEGSALVNGIDVTKDPVGVKQRIGYLPEGAPCYGDMTPTSFLDFIADVRALSGKAREHAIQQTVERVEIAGVMDQPIETLSKGFKRRVGLAQSILHNPPVLILDEPTDGLDPNQKHQVRNLIQQMAADKAVIISTHILEEVEAVCTRAVVIARGKILADGTPDDLLKRSPLHNAVHVRVQVAQAEAVAGDLRALAMVGDVTRGNDFDGYCEFSVTSKSGAPIAPDVAAMLKDKGHPVSDFKTEKGALDAVFRDITRGPEKKPAEASHA